A window from Athalia rosae chromosome 5, iyAthRosa1.1, whole genome shotgun sequence encodes these proteins:
- the LOC105694082 gene encoding sensory neuron membrane protein 2-like isoform X2, translating into MNTAMQLLLRCDTIFNVVRDIITPGNSLDIILKKADSNYKTLQFIQDCSVMRGLGSPSYSMGFGIAFVIVGTIAMVIRVSNRITEHVLDSASCLKEGSLGFKLWKTVDLQFKAYLFNVANPTEVQEKGDAAILVEYGPYVYDEHIEKIVIGVDESTDTIEYMVLRTLFFNGTKSGNLSETDEVTILNPAYLGIIHTLANMFPAFVGRFGNSIPLLFPDSNSIFVKGQVKDILFDGLPLICDSATHRELNLICSFLKTKRPPILRTTPDAGVYAYSFFNKINSTTEGPYTAFRGTKDRYRAGDLSKFKGSAYSDDGSMKNCSIIKGSDSLYWPPIKSRESTLFSFISDLCSGLMGHRYSPSENMWNGSDSSCYCTMAPNGSANCPTRGLLDLTKCQGAPILMSWPHFLYGAESILSSIRGIRPDPKKHAAYVIIEPLTGTPLVGTKKMQLNMILQQQQVRLLANVSRAVFPLVWVDEGLTVPTKLLAPIVVVHRVRRVLEFITWILLLFGILLIVHSCWMNAGRRYIGGSSGGIILPPENTLN; encoded by the exons atgaacaccGCAATGCAGTTGTTGTTACGCTGCGatacaattttcaacgttgtGCGTGACATTATTACACCAGGAAATTCTTTAgatataattttaaaaaaagctGACAGCAATTATAAAACACTGCAGTTTATCCAGGATTGCTCAGTCATGCGGGGATTAGGGAGTCCAAGTTATTCCATGGGATTCGGTATTGCTTTTGTCATTGTAGGAACCATAGCCATGGTTATCCGTGTGTCTAATCGTATTACAGAGCATGTACTAGACTCt GCCAGTTGTTTGAAAGAGGGTAGCTTAGGTTTCAAGTTATGGAAGACGGTAGATCTACAATTTAAAGCATATCTATTTAACGTCGCTAATCCTACCGAGGTGCAAGAAAAAGGAGATGCTGCAATTCTTGTCGAGTACGGCCCATATGTTTACGA CGAACatatagaaaaaatcgtaattgGAGTGGACGAATCCACAGATACGATCGAATACATGGTGTTGAGAACCCTGTTTTTTAATGGCACAAAATCTGGAAACCTATCTGAAACTGACGAGGTCACGATTCTGAATCCTGCGTATCTTGGAATAATACATACA TTGGCGAATATGTTTCCTGCCTTTGTTGGAAGATTCGGCAATAGCATTCCCCTTTTATTTCCGGATTCTAACAGTATATTCGTCAAGGGTCAAGTGAAGGATATTTTATTCGACGGATTGCCATTGATCTGCGACTCAGCTACCCACCGAGAACTTAATTTGATTTGTAGTTTCCTCAAAACCAAAAGACCACCAATCCTCAGGACTACTCCAGATGCAGGTGTCTATGCCTACAGCTTTTTCAACAAA atAAACAGCACGACTGAAGGACCTTATACCGCCTTTCGTGGAACAAAAGACCGTTACCGTGCGGGGGACCTGTCTAAATTCAAGGGTTCGGCGTACTCCGATGACgggtcgatgaaaaattgttccattATTAAAGGAAGCGACAGTCTTTATTGGCCACCGATCAAGTCTCGAGAATCTACATTATTTAGTTTCATAAGTGATTTATGCAG CGGTTTGATGGGTCATCGTTACTCACCGAGTGAGAATATGTGGAACGGTTCGGATTCTTCTTGCTACTGTACGATGGCTCCGAACGGGTCGGCAAATTGTCCAACGCGTGGACTTTTGGACTTGACAAAATGTCAG GGAGCACCGATTCTCATGTCATGGCCACATTTTCTGTACGGCGCCGAAAGCATCTTGTCGTCGATTCGAGGAATACGTCCTGACCCAAAAAAACATGCGGCGTATGTAATTATCGAACCTTTGACCGGTACTCCACTTGtgggtacgaaaaaaatgcagCTGAATATGatcctgcagcagcagcaggtcCGACTTCTGGCGAACGTCAGCCGAGCGGTATTTCCGTTGGTTTGGGTTGACGAG GGATTAACTGTCCCAACAAAACTGTTGGCGCCGATTGTTGTGGTGCATCGCGTTAGACGTGTTCTGGAATTTATAACTTGGATACTATTGCTTTTTGGGATTTTACTGATCGTTCATTCCTGCTGGATGAATGCGGGAAGAAGATATATCGGCGGATCATCCGGAGGAATAATTTTGCCACCGGAAAACACTCTCAATTAA
- the LOC105682916 gene encoding proton-coupled amino acid transporter-like protein pathetic isoform X2 — translation MNMLYVMAEKKKQFEGNNYDLENFSSTVTITSLNKDVYNDKDDLYNPFDQRDKKNANSDSGSLAHLLKASLGTGILAMPSAIKNGGLLFGGVCTILLGILCAHCVHILVRSSHALCKKSRTPLMTYAQTAGAAVRLGPKKFRPFANFAETFVDAALAATCISGGCVYVVFVSTSIKQVADFHSGSDISIRLYIAMLLPAVIALGQIRNLKHLVPFSVMANICIVIGFGITLYYLFQDIKPINSVKMIATVPQLPKFLATVIFAIEGIGVVMPVENSMRTPEHFLGCPGVLNIAMSVVVGLYVVIGVFGYLNYGEGVLGSVTLNLPTADVLGQCVKLLIALAILFTYGLQYYVGMDIIWGYAKRHVSNAFHGVAETVLRVIGVLLTVILAIAVPDLEPFISLIGAVFFSILGIAIPAIVETISCWDRHLGVFKWRLWKNGFLVVVALLALVFGSWISILEIIKLYD, via the exons ATGAATATGTT ATACGTCATggcggaaaagaagaaacaattcGAAGGCAACAATTATGACTTGGAAAACTTCAGCAGCAC TGTCACGATTACCTCTTTGAATAAGGATGTATACAACGACAAGGATGATCTCTACAACCCCTTTGAccagagagataaaaaaaatgcaaattc GGACAGCGGATCTCTGGCACACCTCTTGAAAGCCTCTCTTGGTACTGGAATATTGGCGATGCCGAGTGCTATAAAAAATGGTGGACTTTTATTTGGTGGGGTGTGTACGATCCTTCTGGGTATTCTGTGCGCGCATTGTGTTCATATTTTGGTCCGTTCGTCCCACGCACTTTGTAAAAAATCTCGAACACCTCTAATGACTTACGCTCAAACGGCAGGTGCCGCCGTGAGACTTGGTCCTAAGAAATTTCGACCTTTTGCAAACTTTGCAGAAACTTTCGTCGATGCAGCTCTCGCTGCAACCTGCATCAGTGGAGGCTGCGTCTACGTTGTATTCGTATCGACTTCGATAAAACAG GTAGCTGATTTTCACAGCGGAAGTGACATTTCCATTCGGTTATACATAGCGATGCTGCTACCAGCTGTGATAGCGCTGGGCCAAATAAGAAATTTAAAGCATCTCGTACCGTTTTCGGTAATGGCCAACATCTGTATTGTTATTGGATTTGGAATAACTCTTTACTACTTGTTCCAAGATATAAAGCCCATTAACAGCGTTAAGATGATAGCAACTGTTCCTCAACTTCCAAAGTTCCTTGCTACGGTGATTTTTGCGATAGAAGGGATTGGCGTG GTGATGCCCGTGGAGAATAGCATGCGAACACCGGAACACTTTCTGGGATGTCCGGGTGTTTTGAACATAGCTATGTCGGTAGTAGTGGGATTATACGTCGTCATTGGAGTCTTCGGATACTTGAATTACGGCGAGGGTGTTTTAGGGAGTGTCACTTTGAACCTGCCCACAGCCGACGT gcTCGGCCAGTGCGTGAAACTTCTCATCGCCTTGGCGATACTTTTTACGTATGGATTACAGTACTATGTTGGAATGGATATAATATGGGGATATGCAAAGAGGCATGTGAGCAATGCGTTTCATGGAGTCGCTGAAACCGTCTTACGAGTAATTGGAGTTCTCCTCACTG TTATTCTTGCAATTGCTGTCCCGGATTTGGAGCCGTTCATCTCGTTAATCGGTGCTgtatttttctccatcttgGGAATAGCGATACCAGCGATAGTTGAAACTATTTCTTGCTGGGATCGTCATCTTGGCGTTTTCAAATGGAGATTATGGAAGAACGGTTTCCTCGTCGTCGTAGCATTACTGGCTCTAGTTTTTGGCTCATGGATATCGATACTAGAAATAATCAAGTTGTATGATTAA
- the LOC105682916 gene encoding proton-coupled amino acid transporter-like protein pathetic isoform X4, whose translation MAEKKKQFEGNNYDLENFSSTVTITSLNKDVYNDKDDLYNPFDQRDKKNANSDSGSLAHLLKASLGTGILAMPSAIKNGGLLFGGVCTILLGILCAHCVHILVRSSHALCKKSRTPLMTYAQTAGAAVRLGPKKFRPFANFAETFVDAALAATCISGGCVYVVFVSTSIKQVADFHSGSDISIRLYIAMLLPAVIALGQIRNLKHLVPFSVMANICIVIGFGITLYYLFQDIKPINSVKMIATVPQLPKFLATVIFAIEGIGVVMPVENSMRTPEHFLGCPGVLNIAMSVVVGLYVVIGVFGYLNYGEGVLGSVTLNLPTADVLGQCVKLLIALAILFTYGLQYYVGMDIIWGYAKRHVSNAFHGVAETVLRVIGVLLTVILAIAVPDLEPFISLIGAVFFSILGIAIPAIVETISCWDRHLGVFKWRLWKNGFLVVVALLALVFGSWISILEIIKLYD comes from the exons ATggcggaaaagaagaaacaattcGAAGGCAACAATTATGACTTGGAAAACTTCAGCAGCAC TGTCACGATTACCTCTTTGAATAAGGATGTATACAACGACAAGGATGATCTCTACAACCCCTTTGAccagagagataaaaaaaatgcaaattc GGACAGCGGATCTCTGGCACACCTCTTGAAAGCCTCTCTTGGTACTGGAATATTGGCGATGCCGAGTGCTATAAAAAATGGTGGACTTTTATTTGGTGGGGTGTGTACGATCCTTCTGGGTATTCTGTGCGCGCATTGTGTTCATATTTTGGTCCGTTCGTCCCACGCACTTTGTAAAAAATCTCGAACACCTCTAATGACTTACGCTCAAACGGCAGGTGCCGCCGTGAGACTTGGTCCTAAGAAATTTCGACCTTTTGCAAACTTTGCAGAAACTTTCGTCGATGCAGCTCTCGCTGCAACCTGCATCAGTGGAGGCTGCGTCTACGTTGTATTCGTATCGACTTCGATAAAACAG GTAGCTGATTTTCACAGCGGAAGTGACATTTCCATTCGGTTATACATAGCGATGCTGCTACCAGCTGTGATAGCGCTGGGCCAAATAAGAAATTTAAAGCATCTCGTACCGTTTTCGGTAATGGCCAACATCTGTATTGTTATTGGATTTGGAATAACTCTTTACTACTTGTTCCAAGATATAAAGCCCATTAACAGCGTTAAGATGATAGCAACTGTTCCTCAACTTCCAAAGTTCCTTGCTACGGTGATTTTTGCGATAGAAGGGATTGGCGTG GTGATGCCCGTGGAGAATAGCATGCGAACACCGGAACACTTTCTGGGATGTCCGGGTGTTTTGAACATAGCTATGTCGGTAGTAGTGGGATTATACGTCGTCATTGGAGTCTTCGGATACTTGAATTACGGCGAGGGTGTTTTAGGGAGTGTCACTTTGAACCTGCCCACAGCCGACGT gcTCGGCCAGTGCGTGAAACTTCTCATCGCCTTGGCGATACTTTTTACGTATGGATTACAGTACTATGTTGGAATGGATATAATATGGGGATATGCAAAGAGGCATGTGAGCAATGCGTTTCATGGAGTCGCTGAAACCGTCTTACGAGTAATTGGAGTTCTCCTCACTG TTATTCTTGCAATTGCTGTCCCGGATTTGGAGCCGTTCATCTCGTTAATCGGTGCTgtatttttctccatcttgGGAATAGCGATACCAGCGATAGTTGAAACTATTTCTTGCTGGGATCGTCATCTTGGCGTTTTCAAATGGAGATTATGGAAGAACGGTTTCCTCGTCGTCGTAGCATTACTGGCTCTAGTTTTTGGCTCATGGATATCGATACTAGAAATAATCAAGTTGTATGATTAA
- the LOC105694083 gene encoding proton-coupled amino acid transporter-like protein CG1139: MAETLGKASALSQKPDQTTAGVEEKTRTTPGKRPEVAEEEDYDPFVHRPLENLNSDAAIFMHLFKSTIGSGILFLPHAFKEVGTVSGGACSILIAVLVTYTAVTTIRCAQILCKRARVPSLDLGQVAQASFEYGPANVRKYGNGFKIATNFVACFAEYQTVVIYMLYVASSFQQIIEYLSAVVWDIRIYIIISAPFYCVVSLVPNLQYLTPFSVIGSLLLTAGFFVTLYYFFEDIKSPIRLSMYTSFFAMPVYCTIFLFALHNMCLLMPLENSMKTPRHFPILLAISMMFSACVYVMFGFFGYNKYPDTCDTVIKNLPMNQPAAQAVKVAITLSVMFGYGIHYFVPVSILWPKIAEKVEENNRRVYEVIFRIGGVIITVLVAVALPELGPLLGLFSALCFSSMTLLLPGIIDLATKWEDSKNPKLLLVKNICIFLLWIVLLVIGCFESMRKIIQNYGGTKTEDSICR, translated from the exons ATGGCAGAAACTCTCGGAAAAGCATCCGCCCTCTCACAAAAACCGGATCAAACTACTGCcggagtggaagaaaaaacgagaacgacACCTGGAAAGAGGCCGGAAGTTGCCGAAGAGGAAGATTACGATCCCTTCGTGCACAGACcacttgaaaatttaaattc GGATGCAGCGATCTTCATGCATCTGTTCAAGTCTACGATTGGAAGTGGCATCCTCTTTTTGCCGCACGCCTTTAAAGAGGTTGGTACAGTTTCAGGAGGAGCTTGTTCCATCCTCATAGCAGTCCTAGTTACGTACACTGCTGTTACTACG ATACGATGTGCTCAAATTCTCTGCAAGCGGGCTCGCGTGCCTTCATTAGATTTGGGTCAAGTGGCCCAAGCATCCTTCGAATATGGTCCAGCAAATGTAAGGAAATATGGGAACGGATTTAAAATCGCTACGAATTTCGTCGCCTGCTTCGCGGAGTATCAAACCGTTGTAATATACATGCTGTACGTGGCGAGTTCGTTCCaacag ATAATCGAATATCTCTCTGCGGTGGTATGGGACATAAGAATATATATCATAATATCAGCGCCATTTTACTGCGTGGTTTCACTGGTTCCAAACTTGCAGTATTTGACTCCATTTTCAGTTATTGGAAGCTTACTTTTGACCGCTGGTTTCTTCGTGACGctttactatttttttgaaGACATAAAAAGCCCCATTCGGCTTTCCATGTACACCAGCTTTTTCGCAATGCCCGTCTACTGCACAATATTTCTCTTCGCCCTCCATAATATGTGTTTACTGATGCCGTTGGAAAATTCTATGAAAACGCCCCGACACTTTCCCATTTTACTGGCGATATCAATGATGTTCAGCGCTTGTGTATATGTAATGTTCGGATTTTTTGGATACAACAAGTATCCCGACACCTGTGATACCGTCATAAAGAATCTTCCAATGAATCAACC AGCCGCGCAGGCTGTGAAGGTGGCAATCACCTTGTCCGTAATGTTTGGCTACGGAATTCATTACTTTGTTCCGGTCTCAATACTATGGCCGAAAATAGCTGAAAAAGTCGAAGAGAACAACCGGAGGGTATACGAAGTCATATTCAGAATTGGCGGGGTCATAATCACGG TTCTGGTTGCCGTCGCCTTGCCCGAACTGGGACCTCTCCTAGGCCTTTTTTCAGCGCTTTGCTTCAGCTCGATGACGTTGTTACTTCCCGGAATTATCGACCTCGCCACAAAGTGGGAAGACTCGAAGAATCCCAAGCTTCTACTCGTCAAAAACATATGCATTTTCCTCCTGTGGATTGTTCTTCTG GTAATTGGTTGTTTTGAAAGCATGaggaaaataatacaaaactATGGCGGAACGAAAACAGAGGACTCGATTTGCCGATGA
- the LOC105682916 gene encoding proton-coupled amino acid transporter-like protein CG1139 isoform X1: protein MMNEYVVRTKLPSITELRTRASRISFIMKIIESEFHRSISSRYVMAEKKKQFEGNNYDLENFSSTVTITSLNKDVYNDKDDLYNPFDQRDKKNANSDSGSLAHLLKASLGTGILAMPSAIKNGGLLFGGVCTILLGILCAHCVHILVRSSHALCKKSRTPLMTYAQTAGAAVRLGPKKFRPFANFAETFVDAALAATCISGGCVYVVFVSTSIKQVADFHSGSDISIRLYIAMLLPAVIALGQIRNLKHLVPFSVMANICIVIGFGITLYYLFQDIKPINSVKMIATVPQLPKFLATVIFAIEGIGVVMPVENSMRTPEHFLGCPGVLNIAMSVVVGLYVVIGVFGYLNYGEGVLGSVTLNLPTADVLGQCVKLLIALAILFTYGLQYYVGMDIIWGYAKRHVSNAFHGVAETVLRVIGVLLTVILAIAVPDLEPFISLIGAVFFSILGIAIPAIVETISCWDRHLGVFKWRLWKNGFLVVVALLALVFGSWISILEIIKLYD, encoded by the exons ATGATGAATGAATATGTTGTTCGTACTAAACTTCCTTCTATAACCGAGTTGCGGACACGTGCTTCtcgaatttcattcattatgaaaataatcgaatcagAGTTCCATCGCTCTATTTCTTCCAGATACGTCATggcggaaaagaagaaacaattcGAAGGCAACAATTATGACTTGGAAAACTTCAGCAGCAC TGTCACGATTACCTCTTTGAATAAGGATGTATACAACGACAAGGATGATCTCTACAACCCCTTTGAccagagagataaaaaaaatgcaaattc GGACAGCGGATCTCTGGCACACCTCTTGAAAGCCTCTCTTGGTACTGGAATATTGGCGATGCCGAGTGCTATAAAAAATGGTGGACTTTTATTTGGTGGGGTGTGTACGATCCTTCTGGGTATTCTGTGCGCGCATTGTGTTCATATTTTGGTCCGTTCGTCCCACGCACTTTGTAAAAAATCTCGAACACCTCTAATGACTTACGCTCAAACGGCAGGTGCCGCCGTGAGACTTGGTCCTAAGAAATTTCGACCTTTTGCAAACTTTGCAGAAACTTTCGTCGATGCAGCTCTCGCTGCAACCTGCATCAGTGGAGGCTGCGTCTACGTTGTATTCGTATCGACTTCGATAAAACAG GTAGCTGATTTTCACAGCGGAAGTGACATTTCCATTCGGTTATACATAGCGATGCTGCTACCAGCTGTGATAGCGCTGGGCCAAATAAGAAATTTAAAGCATCTCGTACCGTTTTCGGTAATGGCCAACATCTGTATTGTTATTGGATTTGGAATAACTCTTTACTACTTGTTCCAAGATATAAAGCCCATTAACAGCGTTAAGATGATAGCAACTGTTCCTCAACTTCCAAAGTTCCTTGCTACGGTGATTTTTGCGATAGAAGGGATTGGCGTG GTGATGCCCGTGGAGAATAGCATGCGAACACCGGAACACTTTCTGGGATGTCCGGGTGTTTTGAACATAGCTATGTCGGTAGTAGTGGGATTATACGTCGTCATTGGAGTCTTCGGATACTTGAATTACGGCGAGGGTGTTTTAGGGAGTGTCACTTTGAACCTGCCCACAGCCGACGT gcTCGGCCAGTGCGTGAAACTTCTCATCGCCTTGGCGATACTTTTTACGTATGGATTACAGTACTATGTTGGAATGGATATAATATGGGGATATGCAAAGAGGCATGTGAGCAATGCGTTTCATGGAGTCGCTGAAACCGTCTTACGAGTAATTGGAGTTCTCCTCACTG TTATTCTTGCAATTGCTGTCCCGGATTTGGAGCCGTTCATCTCGTTAATCGGTGCTgtatttttctccatcttgGGAATAGCGATACCAGCGATAGTTGAAACTATTTCTTGCTGGGATCGTCATCTTGGCGTTTTCAAATGGAGATTATGGAAGAACGGTTTCCTCGTCGTCGTAGCATTACTGGCTCTAGTTTTTGGCTCATGGATATCGATACTAGAAATAATCAAGTTGTATGATTAA
- the LOC105682916 gene encoding proton-coupled amino acid transporter-like protein pathetic isoform X3, producing the protein MKYVMAEKKKQFEGNNYDLENFSSTVTITSLNKDVYNDKDDLYNPFDQRDKKNANSDSGSLAHLLKASLGTGILAMPSAIKNGGLLFGGVCTILLGILCAHCVHILVRSSHALCKKSRTPLMTYAQTAGAAVRLGPKKFRPFANFAETFVDAALAATCISGGCVYVVFVSTSIKQVADFHSGSDISIRLYIAMLLPAVIALGQIRNLKHLVPFSVMANICIVIGFGITLYYLFQDIKPINSVKMIATVPQLPKFLATVIFAIEGIGVVMPVENSMRTPEHFLGCPGVLNIAMSVVVGLYVVIGVFGYLNYGEGVLGSVTLNLPTADVLGQCVKLLIALAILFTYGLQYYVGMDIIWGYAKRHVSNAFHGVAETVLRVIGVLLTVILAIAVPDLEPFISLIGAVFFSILGIAIPAIVETISCWDRHLGVFKWRLWKNGFLVVVALLALVFGSWISILEIIKLYD; encoded by the exons ATGAA ATACGTCATggcggaaaagaagaaacaattcGAAGGCAACAATTATGACTTGGAAAACTTCAGCAGCAC TGTCACGATTACCTCTTTGAATAAGGATGTATACAACGACAAGGATGATCTCTACAACCCCTTTGAccagagagataaaaaaaatgcaaattc GGACAGCGGATCTCTGGCACACCTCTTGAAAGCCTCTCTTGGTACTGGAATATTGGCGATGCCGAGTGCTATAAAAAATGGTGGACTTTTATTTGGTGGGGTGTGTACGATCCTTCTGGGTATTCTGTGCGCGCATTGTGTTCATATTTTGGTCCGTTCGTCCCACGCACTTTGTAAAAAATCTCGAACACCTCTAATGACTTACGCTCAAACGGCAGGTGCCGCCGTGAGACTTGGTCCTAAGAAATTTCGACCTTTTGCAAACTTTGCAGAAACTTTCGTCGATGCAGCTCTCGCTGCAACCTGCATCAGTGGAGGCTGCGTCTACGTTGTATTCGTATCGACTTCGATAAAACAG GTAGCTGATTTTCACAGCGGAAGTGACATTTCCATTCGGTTATACATAGCGATGCTGCTACCAGCTGTGATAGCGCTGGGCCAAATAAGAAATTTAAAGCATCTCGTACCGTTTTCGGTAATGGCCAACATCTGTATTGTTATTGGATTTGGAATAACTCTTTACTACTTGTTCCAAGATATAAAGCCCATTAACAGCGTTAAGATGATAGCAACTGTTCCTCAACTTCCAAAGTTCCTTGCTACGGTGATTTTTGCGATAGAAGGGATTGGCGTG GTGATGCCCGTGGAGAATAGCATGCGAACACCGGAACACTTTCTGGGATGTCCGGGTGTTTTGAACATAGCTATGTCGGTAGTAGTGGGATTATACGTCGTCATTGGAGTCTTCGGATACTTGAATTACGGCGAGGGTGTTTTAGGGAGTGTCACTTTGAACCTGCCCACAGCCGACGT gcTCGGCCAGTGCGTGAAACTTCTCATCGCCTTGGCGATACTTTTTACGTATGGATTACAGTACTATGTTGGAATGGATATAATATGGGGATATGCAAAGAGGCATGTGAGCAATGCGTTTCATGGAGTCGCTGAAACCGTCTTACGAGTAATTGGAGTTCTCCTCACTG TTATTCTTGCAATTGCTGTCCCGGATTTGGAGCCGTTCATCTCGTTAATCGGTGCTgtatttttctccatcttgGGAATAGCGATACCAGCGATAGTTGAAACTATTTCTTGCTGGGATCGTCATCTTGGCGTTTTCAAATGGAGATTATGGAAGAACGGTTTCCTCGTCGTCGTAGCATTACTGGCTCTAGTTTTTGGCTCATGGATATCGATACTAGAAATAATCAAGTTGTATGATTAA
- the LOC105694082 gene encoding sensory neuron membrane protein 2-like isoform X1, with amino-acid sequence MNTAMQLLLRCDTIFNVVRDIITPGNSLDIILKKADSNYKTLQFIQDCSVMRGLGSPSYSMGFGIAFVIVGTIAMVIRVSNRITEHVLDSASCLKEGSLGFKLWKTVDLQFKAYLFNVANPTEVQEKGDAAILVEYGPYVYDEHIEKIVIGVDESTDTIEYMVLRTLFFNGTKSGNLSETDEVTILNPAYLGIIHTLANMFPAFVGRFGNSIPLLFPDSNSIFVKGQVKDILFDGLPLICDSATHRELNLICSFLKTKRPPILRTTPDAGVYAYSFFNKINSTTEGPYTAFRGTKDRYRAGDLSKFKGSAYSDDGSMKNCSIIKGSDSLYWPPIKSRESTLFSFISDLCRSLPSEYTKDDFHSGLMGHRYSPSENMWNGSDSSCYCTMAPNGSANCPTRGLLDLTKCQGAPILMSWPHFLYGAESILSSIRGIRPDPKKHAAYVIIEPLTGTPLVGTKKMQLNMILQQQQVRLLANVSRAVFPLVWVDEGLTVPTKLLAPIVVVHRVRRVLEFITWILLLFGILLIVHSCWMNAGRRYIGGSSGGIILPPENTLN; translated from the exons atgaacaccGCAATGCAGTTGTTGTTACGCTGCGatacaattttcaacgttgtGCGTGACATTATTACACCAGGAAATTCTTTAgatataattttaaaaaaagctGACAGCAATTATAAAACACTGCAGTTTATCCAGGATTGCTCAGTCATGCGGGGATTAGGGAGTCCAAGTTATTCCATGGGATTCGGTATTGCTTTTGTCATTGTAGGAACCATAGCCATGGTTATCCGTGTGTCTAATCGTATTACAGAGCATGTACTAGACTCt GCCAGTTGTTTGAAAGAGGGTAGCTTAGGTTTCAAGTTATGGAAGACGGTAGATCTACAATTTAAAGCATATCTATTTAACGTCGCTAATCCTACCGAGGTGCAAGAAAAAGGAGATGCTGCAATTCTTGTCGAGTACGGCCCATATGTTTACGA CGAACatatagaaaaaatcgtaattgGAGTGGACGAATCCACAGATACGATCGAATACATGGTGTTGAGAACCCTGTTTTTTAATGGCACAAAATCTGGAAACCTATCTGAAACTGACGAGGTCACGATTCTGAATCCTGCGTATCTTGGAATAATACATACA TTGGCGAATATGTTTCCTGCCTTTGTTGGAAGATTCGGCAATAGCATTCCCCTTTTATTTCCGGATTCTAACAGTATATTCGTCAAGGGTCAAGTGAAGGATATTTTATTCGACGGATTGCCATTGATCTGCGACTCAGCTACCCACCGAGAACTTAATTTGATTTGTAGTTTCCTCAAAACCAAAAGACCACCAATCCTCAGGACTACTCCAGATGCAGGTGTCTATGCCTACAGCTTTTTCAACAAA atAAACAGCACGACTGAAGGACCTTATACCGCCTTTCGTGGAACAAAAGACCGTTACCGTGCGGGGGACCTGTCTAAATTCAAGGGTTCGGCGTACTCCGATGACgggtcgatgaaaaattgttccattATTAAAGGAAGCGACAGTCTTTATTGGCCACCGATCAAGTCTCGAGAATCTACATTATTTAGTTTCATAAGTGATTTATGCAG ATCATTACCCTCCGAATACACGAAAGACGACTTTCACAGCGGTTTGATGGGTCATCGTTACTCACCGAGTGAGAATATGTGGAACGGTTCGGATTCTTCTTGCTACTGTACGATGGCTCCGAACGGGTCGGCAAATTGTCCAACGCGTGGACTTTTGGACTTGACAAAATGTCAG GGAGCACCGATTCTCATGTCATGGCCACATTTTCTGTACGGCGCCGAAAGCATCTTGTCGTCGATTCGAGGAATACGTCCTGACCCAAAAAAACATGCGGCGTATGTAATTATCGAACCTTTGACCGGTACTCCACTTGtgggtacgaaaaaaatgcagCTGAATATGatcctgcagcagcagcaggtcCGACTTCTGGCGAACGTCAGCCGAGCGGTATTTCCGTTGGTTTGGGTTGACGAG GGATTAACTGTCCCAACAAAACTGTTGGCGCCGATTGTTGTGGTGCATCGCGTTAGACGTGTTCTGGAATTTATAACTTGGATACTATTGCTTTTTGGGATTTTACTGATCGTTCATTCCTGCTGGATGAATGCGGGAAGAAGATATATCGGCGGATCATCCGGAGGAATAATTTTGCCACCGGAAAACACTCTCAATTAA